A stretch of DNA from Saccharomyces eubayanus strain FM1318 chromosome IX, whole genome shotgun sequence:
TAATTTCAACTAtctattctctttttaataataatcAAAATGGCAATGTTATCAAGGAGGAAGATGCTCTCTCGCTCAAAAGAGCCATTGAGCCCAAGTTATTTGAGATAATCACCCAAAACTCTGCCGTTAGGGATGACAATTACAATTTGACCTTGTTATCGAATGTCTTATTCTTTATTAATCTGAAATTGCCACAAGGAATACATCAAGAAGAACTGGACAAGTACAACagcattttcatttccgaaggaaatataaaaatattaaatgCACCAACTTTGCTGATTATTCCATATGTCAAAATCTTGTCTGCCATGAACAAGACCTGTATATTTCCTCAAAAGTTAAATATTCTTACTGAAACCATTCAACTATTGAGAACACATGGCTCAATAATGACAGAAACCGAGAAATTAGGATATTTGGAACTGCTATTAGTCTTATCGAATAAATATGTYCCCGAAAAGAACGTAATAGAATTATTAGATTGGAATGATCTATCACTGATCAATCTAGAAATAATGATATGGTTGAGCAAAGGCCTAGTAATGCAaaactcttcaaaatcctCCGAAACGGCTAATAAATTTATCGGTTTATTGtctaatgaagaaattggtTCATTTGTGGCAAGactatttgaaatatttgttGTTAACATTAGTTCCCTACAGAAATTCAAAGGAATCAATTGGAATAATAATGTTAAAATATTGTACAAACAGAAATTTTTCGGTGATATTTTCCAGACTCTAGTCAATAACTACAAAACTACTGTGGATATGAACGTTAAATGCAATTACCTGACTGCGTTATCGCTAGTATTGAAACACACTCCAAGCCAGTTAGTGGGTCCGTTCATTAGCGATTTGTTTCCACTTTTATTGCAAGCTTTGGATATGCCTGATTCTGAAGTAAGAGTATCCGCTTTAGAAACCTTAAAAGACACTACGGATAAGCATCATAAACTAATTACAGAGCACATAAGTACAATAGTTCCATTATTGTTATCCCTTGTTCTTCCgcaaaaatataataatgtTAATGTCAGGTTGATAGCCTTGCAACTGTTGCAAATGATTACCATTGTGGTCCCATTAAATTATTGCCTAACTTATCAGGATGAAGTGATAAGCGGGCTAGTGCCGGTTTTATCtgataagaaaagaattgtAAGAAAGCAATGCATTGATACAAGACAAGTTTATTTTGAATTGGGTCAAGTTCCATTCGAATGAACAGGTGCATTTCGATAAGTTTGATTTTGGTCAGATGTGAAAAACCTTCGTACGTATAGTATATTCAtataattttatatttgtagtctaaagaaaagtaaattgtatttttctctcttctaTTTAGTCTTCTTCGCTGGAGTCCTCCTCGTCACTTAATCCTACAGGGGCCAATCCCGGTGTCAAACCTGGGTACCTATGGTCTCTAGCAGAATCGCTCTGTTTAATGTCTTCTTTAAACTGCTTCTTCTTagaccttcttctttgacttcTGTCCGCCTTCATGGTCGAGACTGTTTGTTTTAAGATGTATTGCTGGATATCATCAAGCTCATCTCGTACTTCATCTTCTAAATCCCACGACCTTAAATTTTGTGAGTTCCTTCTGATTAGTTTATTCAAATACTTCCTTTCATGCTCAGTCAAAGtaccttcttcttgatgctTCCTCAACACCTGATACTTCGCCAGTTGCTCTAGTCGCTCTTTATCGTGCTTATGTACCTTGacctgtttctttttggctAGTTTggatcttttcttgattttatGAACATCTCGATTTTGTAACTCcactcttttcttcaagtttcTATCGATCAACTGAGCTTTAGATCCATTATTCACCCTTTTCTTACCACCATTAGCTCTGAC
This window harbors:
- the RRT14 gene encoding Rrt14p — translated: MSFSLSEASEFQATSAVNGLLLSLLPGVPKVRANGGKKRVNNGSKAQLIDRNLKKRVELQNRDVHKIKKRSKLAKKKQVKVHKHDKERLEQLAKYQVLRKHQEEGTLTEHERKYLNKLIRRNSQNLRSWDLEDEVRDELDDIQQYILKQTVSTMKADRSQRRRSKKKQFKEDIKQSDSARDHRYPGLTPGLAPVGLSDEEDSSEED